One stretch of bacterium DNA includes these proteins:
- a CDS encoding XRE family transcriptional regulator: MSTRTTRLDNTLAAERARLGWSQARMAEAAGISRQSYAAIEAGTAVPSTEVALRLAQALGRTVEELFRLPGRPAAERLAAWAGSTPAAPGRRVRLTSIAGRWVAHPVDEAHRPTPPADGVVAGLVDGETIAVRLLPDPPPPSELVVMGCDPAFGIVVEALRRERGIEVTWTQRGSVGALAALARGEAHVVGAHLRDPMTGEGNARWIREIVPFPCTRIAFAVWEQGLLVRPGDSTRISGPADLARPDIRIINREEGSGSRMLLDEALAAAQIDPNSIAGYDTRATSHFAVAEIVASGAADVGVGIRAAGVAWGLDVLPLRREEYELIVPNHFLDLPAVGALLDILRRPGTRAQVEALQGYDGQRMGLPV; this comes from the coding sequence ATGAGTACACGGACCACGCGCCTCGACAACACGCTCGCCGCCGAACGAGCGCGCCTCGGCTGGAGCCAGGCGCGCATGGCCGAGGCCGCGGGCATCTCCCGCCAGAGCTACGCGGCGATCGAAGCCGGCACGGCGGTGCCGTCCACGGAGGTCGCCCTCCGCCTCGCCCAGGCGCTGGGCCGCACCGTCGAGGAGCTGTTCCGGCTGCCCGGTCGACCCGCGGCCGAGCGCCTCGCGGCCTGGGCGGGGAGCACGCCCGCCGCTCCAGGCCGCCGGGTCCGCCTCACCTCCATCGCGGGCCGCTGGGTCGCCCATCCGGTGGACGAGGCGCACCGCCCCACGCCACCCGCGGACGGCGTGGTCGCCGGACTGGTCGATGGCGAAACGATCGCAGTCCGCCTGCTGCCGGATCCCCCGCCGCCTTCGGAGCTGGTCGTGATGGGCTGCGACCCCGCTTTCGGCATCGTGGTGGAGGCGCTGCGGCGCGAACGGGGGATCGAGGTCACCTGGACGCAGCGGGGCAGCGTCGGCGCGCTCGCGGCGCTGGCGCGCGGCGAGGCGCACGTCGTGGGTGCGCACCTGCGGGACCCCATGACGGGCGAAGGGAACGCCCGCTGGATCCGGGAGATCGTCCCGTTCCCCTGCACGCGCATCGCCTTCGCCGTCTGGGAGCAGGGGCTCCTCGTACGGCCCGGTGATTCGACCAGGATCAGCGGCCCCGCCGACCTGGCGCGCCCGGACATCCGCATCATCAACCGCGAGGAGGGCTCCGGCAGCCGCATGCTGCTGGACGAAGCGCTTGCGGCGGCGCAGATCGATCCCAACTCGATCGCTGGCTACGACACGCGTGCCACGAGCCACTTCGCCGTCGCCGAGATCGTGGCCTCCGGCGCCGCCGACGTGGGCGTGGGCATCCGCGCGGCCGGCGTGGCGTGGGGCCTCGACGTCCTCCCGCTCCGTCGAGAGGAGTACGAACTGATCGTGCCCAACCACTTCCTCGACCTGCCTGCCGTCGGCGCGCTGCTCGACATCCTGCGCCGCCCCGGCACCCGGGCCCAGGTCGAAGCGCTCCAGGGCTACGACGGCCAGCGCATGGGTCTGCCGGTCTAG
- the cmr5 gene encoding type III-B CRISPR module-associated protein Cmr5, giving the protein MTGTQTLEQKRASFALGRINARKSLTAGDQKKYVSYVSALPATIVMNGLGQALAAELAAAKGDAKNPHRLVYEDVAGWLTKTEALPELHGKTDLLEALVQGDQHVYVRAQGEALRYCTWLKQFARAFLENPDGTVDR; this is encoded by the coding sequence ATGACCGGTACCCAGACGCTAGAACAGAAGCGGGCGAGCTTCGCGCTAGGCCGTATCAATGCGCGTAAGTCACTTACAGCGGGAGACCAGAAGAAGTACGTCAGCTACGTGAGCGCACTCCCCGCCACGATCGTGATGAACGGCCTGGGTCAGGCGCTGGCGGCCGAGCTCGCCGCGGCGAAGGGCGACGCCAAGAACCCGCACCGCCTCGTATACGAAGATGTCGCCGGATGGCTCACGAAGACCGAGGCGCTGCCGGAGCTGCACGGCAAGACGGATCTCCTCGAAGCGCTCGTGCAGGGCGACCAGCATGTCTACGTACGTGCTCAAGGCGAGGCGCTTCGCTACTGCACCTGGCTCAAGCAGTTCGCCCGGGCCTTCCTCGAGAACCCCGACGGGACGGTGGACCGGTGA
- the modB gene encoding molybdate ABC transporter permease subunit, which produces MAIPSLVGCSVAVVSRPAKPSPSPYVPAPPAEPRTSARDPAGQEQFSLTRWQVNITSCPDAASARLGRGRGRGVGVRPAGRGRTRESGGRWGRRARPPGQGPDLGGGVVEGRVLRDRAGVRSRQRGRRRGAEPGQQLVAPGADPGGRARGRVRVRRHLQHGRRGGRRRCGRRGADLRAQPAPDRGAEGQPGRRPRTGRLRAPGAAPRPVRPGGPVRRVRAARPGPGGRGRVGGHVRARCAGAAHPCRARRAGRGRHLRHGRDREPRPRGRHRDPGGAQRRGRVPDRRPGRRAEPWGGRGVRRVRAVGRGTGDPPQTRLRCPVSARVSRRRRTAARLPVLLWLPAGLGLALFLLPFAGLLARTPWRDLPVLLTSDIVTDALRLSLIASLSAAGISLLLGVPLAWLLARAEFPGRSLVRGMVTLPLVLPPVVGGAALLFAFGRRGLVGEPLYEATGLLLPFSTWGVVVATTFVAMPFLVITVEGALRNLDRRYEGAAATLGAGRWTVMRRVTLPMIAPSLVAGTVLTWARALGEFGATITFAGNLQGRTQTLPLAVFVALESDRDAAVAISLVMVVVSLLVLIALRDRWWRPL; this is translated from the coding sequence ATGGCGATCCCGTCCCTCGTTGGGTGTTCCGTCGCCGTCGTGTCCCGGCCTGCCAAACCCTCGCCTTCGCCCTATGTTCCCGCGCCGCCCGCCGAGCCGCGCACCAGCGCTCGCGACCCGGCAGGCCAAGAGCAGTTCAGCTTGACACGATGGCAGGTAAACATTACATCCTGCCCCGATGCTGCGAGCGCTCGTCTTGGCCGCGGTCGCGGCCGCGGCGTTGGCGTGCGGCCAGCCGGACGCGGACGCACCCGCGAGTCGGGGGGGCGATGGGGGCGCCGGGCCCGCCCTCCAGGGCAAGGTCCTGATCTCGGCGGCGGCGTCGTTGAGGGACGCGTTCTCCGAGATCGCGCTGGCGTTCGAAGCCGCCAACGCGGGCGTAGACGTGGTGCTGAACCTGGCCAGCAGCTCGTTGCTCCGGGCGCAGATCCTGGAGGGCGCGCCCGTGGACGTGTTCGCGTCCGCCGACATCTCCAACATGGACGCCGTGGTGGCCGCCGGAGGTGTGGCCGGCGAGGCGCGGATCTTCGCGCGCAACCGGCTCCAGATCGCGGTGCCGAGGGGCAACCCGGCCGGCGTCCGCGGACTGGGCGACTTCGCGCGCCCGGAGCTGCTCCTCGGCCTGTGCGCCCCGGAGGTCCCGTGCGGCGCGTTCGCGCGGCGCGCCCTGGCCCGGGCGGGCGTGGTCGCGTCGGTGGACACGTACGAGCCCGATGTGCGGGCGCTGCTCACCCGTGTCGAGCTCGGCGAGCTGGACGCGGGCGTCACCTACGTCACGGACGTGATCGCGAGCCGCGGCCGCGTGGAAGGCATCGAGATCCCGGAGGAGCACAACGTCGTGGCCGAGTACCCGATCGCCGTCCTGGCCGGCGCGCCGAACCCTGGGGCGGCCGCGGCGTTCGTCGCGTTCGTGCTGTCGGACGAGGGACAGGCGATCCTCCGCAAACACGGCTTCGCTGCCCCGTGAGCGCACGCGTGTCGCGTAGGCGGCGGACTGCCGCGCGGCTCCCCGTCCTGCTCTGGCTCCCCGCCGGGTTGGGGCTCGCGCTGTTCCTGCTGCCCTTCGCGGGTCTGCTGGCGCGGACGCCCTGGCGGGACCTGCCCGTGCTCCTCACCAGCGACATCGTGACGGACGCGCTCCGGCTCTCGCTCATCGCCTCTCTGTCCGCGGCCGGCATCAGCCTGCTTCTCGGCGTGCCGCTGGCGTGGCTGCTGGCTCGCGCCGAGTTCCCGGGCCGATCGCTGGTCCGCGGCATGGTGACGCTACCTCTGGTGCTCCCGCCGGTGGTGGGCGGAGCGGCGCTGCTCTTCGCGTTCGGCCGGCGTGGCCTGGTGGGAGAGCCGCTGTACGAGGCGACGGGCCTGCTGCTGCCCTTCTCGACCTGGGGCGTGGTGGTGGCGACGACGTTCGTCGCCATGCCGTTCCTGGTCATCACGGTGGAGGGCGCTCTCCGCAACCTCGATCGGCGCTACGAGGGAGCCGCGGCCACGCTCGGCGCCGGCCGCTGGACCGTGATGCGACGCGTGACGCTGCCGATGATCGCGCCCTCACTGGTCGCGGGCACGGTCCTCACCTGGGCGCGGGCGCTGGGCGAGTTCGGCGCGACCATCACCTTCGCGGGCAACCTCCAGGGACGGACGCAGACGCTGCCGCTCGCGGTCTTCGTCGCGCTGGAGAGCGACCGGGATGCCGCCGTCGCCATCAGCCTGGTCATGGTGGTCGTCTCGCTGCTCGTGCTGATCGCGCTGCGCGACCGCTGGTGGAGGCCATTGTGA
- the cmr4 gene encoding type III-B CRISPR module RAMP protein Cmr4 has product MKTRLLGLLSETPIHVGAGESTGFLDLPVAREAATDYPVIPGSGLKGALRDLARSRGWDEPKRKAVFGSQDAAGDLLISDGRLLLLPVRSLHGAFRWVTCPHLLERLERDTRRAGQPVQCADVLLPGEDQCLAAGNGSLFLEERQFTISGPVPRAVMDAVRPFFFHSPTADRLTERLVILHDNAFAWFARYGLMVSARNVLDEDKKTSKNLWYEEAVPPDALFYALVAERRQGTDALQELLDLFAEVPYLQVGGNETVGHGVLAVQVLGNHGGGV; this is encoded by the coding sequence ATGAAGACACGACTGCTCGGCCTCCTTTCCGAAACCCCCATACACGTCGGCGCCGGCGAAAGCACGGGCTTCCTCGACCTGCCCGTCGCCCGCGAGGCGGCCACCGACTATCCCGTCATCCCCGGCTCGGGGCTCAAGGGAGCGCTCCGCGATCTTGCGCGCAGCCGCGGCTGGGATGAGCCGAAGCGGAAAGCCGTCTTCGGTTCGCAGGATGCGGCGGGCGACCTGCTCATCTCCGACGGCCGCCTGCTGCTGCTGCCCGTGCGCTCGCTGCACGGCGCGTTCCGCTGGGTCACATGCCCGCACCTGCTCGAACGGCTCGAGCGGGACACACGGCGGGCGGGGCAACCGGTACAGTGCGCCGACGTACTCCTGCCGGGCGAGGATCAGTGCCTGGCCGCGGGCAATGGCTCCCTCTTCCTCGAGGAGCGCCAGTTCACGATCAGCGGACCCGTACCCAGAGCGGTCATGGACGCCGTGCGGCCGTTCTTCTTCCACTCCCCTACTGCGGACCGCCTCACGGAGCGGCTGGTGATCCTCCACGACAACGCCTTCGCTTGGTTTGCCCGCTACGGCCTCATGGTCAGCGCGCGCAACGTCCTGGACGAGGACAAGAAGACGAGCAAGAACCTCTGGTATGAGGAGGCCGTGCCGCCCGACGCCCTCTTCTACGCCCTGGTCGCCGAACGGCGTCAGGGCACGGACGCGCTCCAGGAGCTGCTCGATCTCTTCGCGGAGGTGCCGTACCTCCAGGTCGGCGGTAACGAGACGGTCGGGCACGGAGTGCTCGCCGTGCAGGTACTCGGCAACCACGGAGGCGGCGTATGA
- the cmr6 gene encoding type III-B CRISPR module RAMP protein Cmr6: MKLLYREARGVSRPTPPFNAGLWYDKFVDLEYKPGEAPKLEKQPWIKSMVDAAREAWDAAVLAEAIQRQATMADALGGLVLRLRNTSRFVTGLGRAHPVENGFAWHHTLGTPYLPGSGLKGVLLAWMRMSGGSGRQDWFGEMGRAGDIVFLDLLPVQPPALCVEIMTPHYAPYYQNPDDPPAPGDWFNPTPIPFLAVEHGQLWQCALLPRPGTGPWDDALRNDLRRHLADALSWLGAGAKTAVGYGRFELLEDATRRLEAELAAAREKVREEARLARELSGLSPLAAEFHRQRREGAWDTDKNAFAQSAMYGDWITRLEAEPDAAALRMMRELVEKHFPGLLADPDRTEGKRNKPVFKDAQREFARRFNRIAG, translated from the coding sequence ATGAAGCTGCTCTACCGGGAGGCCCGCGGCGTGTCTCGGCCCACGCCCCCATTCAACGCCGGCCTCTGGTACGACAAGTTCGTGGACCTGGAATACAAACCCGGCGAGGCGCCGAAGCTGGAGAAGCAACCCTGGATCAAGTCGATGGTCGATGCGGCCCGGGAGGCGTGGGACGCTGCCGTCCTCGCCGAAGCGATCCAGCGCCAGGCGACCATGGCGGACGCGCTCGGGGGACTCGTCCTGCGGCTCCGCAACACCAGCCGCTTCGTGACCGGACTCGGGCGGGCGCATCCCGTCGAGAACGGCTTCGCCTGGCACCATACCCTGGGCACCCCGTACCTGCCCGGCTCCGGGCTCAAGGGCGTGCTCCTGGCATGGATGCGAATGAGCGGTGGCAGCGGCCGGCAGGATTGGTTCGGCGAAATGGGTCGTGCGGGGGACATCGTATTCCTCGATCTGCTGCCCGTGCAGCCACCGGCGCTCTGCGTCGAGATCATGACACCGCACTACGCGCCGTATTACCAGAACCCGGACGATCCACCGGCGCCCGGCGACTGGTTCAACCCCACGCCGATACCGTTCCTCGCCGTCGAGCACGGTCAGCTGTGGCAGTGCGCGCTTCTCCCGCGCCCCGGGACCGGGCCCTGGGACGATGCACTGCGCAACGACCTCCGGCGCCACCTCGCCGATGCCCTCTCCTGGCTCGGCGCCGGCGCCAAGACCGCTGTCGGCTACGGCCGCTTCGAGCTGCTCGAGGACGCCACTCGGCGGCTGGAGGCCGAACTCGCCGCGGCACGTGAGAAGGTCAGGGAAGAGGCGCGTCTCGCCCGCGAGCTGTCCGGGCTCAGCCCCCTGGCCGCCGAATTCCATCGTCAACGCCGGGAAGGGGCGTGGGATACCGACAAGAATGCGTTCGCCCAGTCGGCGATGTACGGCGACTGGATCACACGCCTGGAAGCCGAACCGGACGCGGCGGCACTGAGAATGATGCGTGAGCTGGTCGAGAAGCATTTCCCTGGCTTGCTTGCAGACCCCGACCGAACGGAGGGGAAAAGGAACAAGCCGGTGTTCAAAGACGCACAACGGGAGTTCGCGCGGCGGTTCAATCGAATCGCGGGGTGA
- a CDS encoding fructose bisphosphate aldolase, with translation MNQEQFEKIRSGDGFIAALDQSGGSTPKALKLYGVGEDAYSNEQEMFDRIHEMRTRIITSPAFDGDRIIGAILFENTMEREIEGRGSADYLWSVKRVVPFLKVDKGLAPEQDGVQLMKPIPDLDQLLERAREKGIFGTKMRSVIKRANEKGIRAIVDQQFEYAHKILAAGFVPILEPEVDIHAPDKAEAEALLKKYLLEGLETIPEGQYVMFKLTLPEEDGFYKELVEHPRVLRVVALSGGYTREEANARLARNPGIVASFSRALTEGLHVSQTDEEFNKVLDEAIQSIYEASIA, from the coding sequence ATGAACCAGGAACAATTCGAGAAGATTCGCTCCGGCGACGGCTTCATCGCTGCTCTGGACCAGAGCGGCGGCAGCACGCCGAAGGCGCTGAAGTTGTACGGTGTCGGCGAGGACGCGTACTCGAACGAGCAGGAGATGTTCGACCGCATCCATGAGATGCGGACGCGCATCATCACGAGCCCCGCGTTCGACGGGGATCGGATCATCGGCGCCATCCTGTTCGAGAACACGATGGAGCGCGAGATCGAGGGCCGCGGGAGCGCCGATTACCTGTGGTCGGTCAAGCGTGTCGTCCCCTTCCTCAAGGTCGACAAGGGCCTCGCCCCCGAGCAGGACGGTGTGCAGTTGATGAAGCCGATCCCGGACCTCGACCAGCTGCTCGAGCGGGCGCGCGAGAAGGGGATCTTCGGCACGAAGATGCGCTCCGTGATCAAGCGCGCGAACGAGAAGGGGATCCGCGCCATCGTGGACCAGCAGTTCGAGTACGCGCACAAGATCCTCGCCGCCGGGTTCGTGCCCATCCTCGAGCCGGAGGTGGACATCCACGCCCCGGATAAGGCGGAGGCCGAGGCGTTGCTCAAGAAGTACCTGCTCGAAGGGCTCGAGACCATCCCCGAGGGCCAGTACGTGATGTTCAAGCTGACGCTGCCGGAGGAGGATGGTTTCTACAAGGAGCTCGTGGAGCATCCACGGGTGCTCAGGGTCGTCGCGCTGTCTGGCGGCTACACCCGCGAGGAGGCGAACGCGCGTTTGGCCCGCAACCCCGGCATTGTGGCGAGCTTCTCCCGCGCGCTCACGGAAGGTCTGCACGTGAGTCAGACCGACGAGGAGTTCAACAAGGTGCTCGACGAGGCGATCCAGAGCATCTACGAGGCGTCCATCGCGTAG
- a CDS encoding ABC transporter ATP-binding protein codes for MEADFAVRRSERFTLRIRLSVLPGRTVALLGPNGAGKSTVVEAIAGLLPVDAGRIELAGVLLDCPERGVFVPPERRRVGVVFQDLLLFPHLAVIENIAFGPRSRGVGRRAALVRARQWIERLDLGGLEHRRPPELSGGQAQRVALARALAADPLLLLLDEPLAALDITMRTRLRRTLAQHLQQFEGPRLLITHDPTEAFLLADEICIIEAGEITQSGTVEDILLRPRTPYAADLAGCNLLAGNASRGEVAVGTHVLHIADTGIEGPVLLTIRPNAVSVHRTPPEGSPRNCWETTLERLEPLGSRVRLLTGPPLPLAVEVTREATDELGLHQGSRVWVAVKATEIGVQPDDAAARNARKREDQPSL; via the coding sequence CTGGAAGCCGATTTCGCGGTCCGGCGGTCGGAGCGCTTCACGCTCCGCATCCGGCTGTCGGTCCTGCCGGGCCGGACGGTCGCGCTGCTCGGCCCCAACGGTGCGGGCAAGTCCACCGTGGTCGAGGCGATCGCGGGCCTGCTGCCGGTGGACGCCGGCCGCATCGAGCTGGCGGGTGTCCTCCTCGACTGCCCGGAGCGGGGCGTGTTCGTGCCGCCGGAACGGAGGCGTGTAGGCGTGGTCTTCCAGGACCTCCTCCTGTTCCCGCACCTCGCGGTGATCGAGAACATCGCCTTCGGGCCGCGCAGCAGGGGCGTCGGGCGTAGAGCTGCGCTGGTCCGGGCGCGGCAGTGGATCGAACGCCTCGATCTCGGAGGTCTGGAGCACCGCAGGCCCCCCGAGCTGTCCGGCGGGCAGGCCCAGCGTGTCGCGCTCGCCCGCGCCCTCGCCGCTGACCCGCTCCTGCTGCTGCTCGACGAGCCGCTCGCCGCGCTCGACATCACGATGCGCACACGGCTGCGCAGGACGCTCGCGCAGCACCTCCAGCAGTTCGAGGGCCCGCGGCTCCTGATCACCCACGATCCCACCGAGGCGTTCCTGCTCGCCGACGAGATCTGCATCATCGAAGCCGGCGAGATCACGCAGAGCGGCACCGTGGAGGACATCCTCCTGCGCCCCCGGACCCCGTACGCCGCCGACCTCGCCGGGTGCAACCTGCTCGCCGGCAACGCATCGCGCGGCGAGGTCGCTGTCGGTACGCACGTGCTGCACATTGCGGACACCGGGATCGAGGGCCCCGTGCTGCTCACGATCCGGCCCAACGCCGTCTCGGTGCACCGAACGCCGCCGGAAGGGAGCCCGCGCAACTGCTGGGAGACGACGCTCGAACGTCTGGAGCCGCTGGGCTCACGCGTCCGGCTGCTCACCGGCCCGCCGCTCCCTCTCGCCGTCGAAGTGACACGGGAGGCGACGGACGAGCTCGGCCTCCATCAGGGGAGTCGCGTCTGGGTCGCCGTGAAGGCAACGGAGATCGGCGTCCAGCCGGACGACGCAGCGGCCCGCAACGCGCGGAAGCGGGAAGACCAGCCATCGCTGTAA